In one Drosophila pseudoobscura strain MV-25-SWS-2005 chromosome X, UCI_Dpse_MV25, whole genome shotgun sequence genomic region, the following are encoded:
- the LOC4812842 gene encoding enoyl-CoA delta isomerase 2, mitochondrial-like — MKYQGYQELLVEKQDKLMVVKFNNPKKKNCLSPVAYKELARVLGEVNNDADVTIVVLTGVGDFFTAGKDLSQSGKADNLTEYLVQSNVIFKFMIKSFINCKKIVFTLVNGPAIGIGATVVGLSDVAWCAEEAYFLTPFSKLGLVPEGGSSYMLPMILGRSKASEMLLLNEKLSSAEAYNFNFVSRIYKTEELDSVVWPKLREFSALPPTSLKEGKRLIKEGFLVNLLNAHEAECKELINRFHAEEFLQVIKNFGKRKSKL; from the exons ATGAAGTACCAAGGATATCAGGAGCTGCTAGTGGAGAAGCAGGACAAGCTTATGGTCGTGAAATTCAATAATCCTAAAAAGAAGAATTGCCTGAGTCCCGTGGCCTATAAAGAGCTGGCCCGCGTGCTGGGGGAAGTGAACAATGATGCCGACGTGACAATAGTTGTGTTGACCGGGGTGGGCGATTTCTTCACGGCTGGAAAAGATTTATCCCAAAGTGGAAAAGCTGACAATCTCACTGAGTATCTCGTACAGTCAAATGTCATATTCAAATTCATGATAAAGAGCTTTATAAACTGCAAGAAGATCGTTTTTACCTTGGTTAATGGTCCAGCAATCGGCATCGGCGCCACCGTTGTGGGGCTCAGCGATGTCGCATGGTGTGCCGAGGAG GCATACTTTCTCACTCCATTTTCGAAATTGGGTCTCGTCCCAGAAGGGGGATCTTCTTATATGCTGCCTATGATTCTTGGTCGCTCCAAAGCCTCGGAAATGCTTCTCCTCAACGAGAAGTTATCGTCCGCCGAGGcgtacaattttaattttgtgtcGCGCATCTACAAGACCGAGGAGCTGGACTCTGTGGTGTGGCCCAAGCTGCGGGAGTTTTCCGCTTTGCCACCTACTTCTCTGAAGGAGGGAAAACGCTTGATCAAGGAGGGATTCCTGGTGAACCTCCTGAACGCTCATGAGGCTGAGTGCAAGGAGTTGATCAATCGTTTTCATGCTGAGGAGTTTTTGCAGGTTATAAAGAACTTTGGAAAGCGAAAGTCAAAACTGTAA
- the dpr20 gene encoding uncharacterized protein dpr20 — protein MRLNEPAKIASPRNKSKQATGTTTAATGAAAASHTTSISASTRPIECSVRNLIRLFILTTTIMGSGRAIGSGLVQANAVYEAVNRIKGVDPYGFVASEQLDELLLDATVKLPARTTPAGAAAAGGGEGGTTATPSSDHLPLTTWRDSYDSNEIDNSYAAAAAAAAAAAAAVPADGTSLAFEADGNGDVEPDYVIDMSQTSTVAPSSQTASTIFEQRLPGRSQDMESLSLQADGTGATATAKGPLSEAPSRKNSLSRDDMTFQQIGSQKINALMLATTATVSGGSAATNASIATPTEPVRNKTNNVRTSAVRVDSNSKHSLPKGQKTDAPMLNYIFDTFSAANKHHHHDQRYGPHFEDAQRLGQATNLTVQAGSSIHLNCRISLLQDKTVSWVRHNTQDEENALDLLTVGMHTYTGDKRYKMEFQYPNNWRLKITNVKKDDEAIYECQISTHPPRLIQINLHVNAPKVMIVDEVGDPLQEKYYEIDSTLQLSCVVRNVAMTSSVVYWKHIDDVLNYDVTRGGVSVKTELMEDGANSTLSIAKISKTDSGNYTCSISEFQNFTIVVHILNGESFAELHHGGAGAVQATWHNLVALHFLMLILLAASRLRADFR, from the exons ATGCGTTTGAATGAACCAGCGAAAATAGCGTCTCCGAGAAATAAATCGAAGCAAGCCACAGGAACAACCACTGCtgcaacaggagcagcagccgccagtCACACCACATCGATCTCCGCGTCCACGCGACCAATTGAATGCTCCGTGCGCAACCTGATCAGGCTGTTTATCCTAACCACAACGATcatgggcagtggcagggccaTCGGTAGCGGCCTGGTCCAGGCCAATGCCGTCTATGAGGCCGTCAATCGGATCAAGGGCGTGGATCCCTATGGCTTTGTCGCCTCCGAGCAGCTGGACGAGCTGCTGTTGGACGCCACAGTGAAACTGCCCGCGAGAACCACACCcgcgggagcagcagcagcaggaggaggagaaggaggaacCACAGCCACGCCCTCGTCGGACCACTTGCCGTTGACCACGTGGCGGGATAGTTACG ATTCGAATGAAATCGATAACTCctatgccgccgccgccgccgccgctgctgccgcagctgctgctgtgcctgcAGATGGGACCAGCCTGGCCTTTGAGGccgatggcaatggcgatgtGGAGCCCGATTACGTCATAGATATGAGCCAGACATCGACGGTGGCCCCCAGCTCCCAGACAGCCTCAACGATCTTCGAGCAGCGGCTGCCGGGGCGGTCCCAGGATATGGAGTCCCTGTCGCTGCAGGCGGACGGAACAGGCGCCACAGCAACGGCCAAGGGTCCGCTCTCTGAAGCACCCAGTCGGAAGAACTCCCTTAGTAGGGACGACATGACCTTCCAGCAGATTGGTAGCCAAAAGATAAATGCCTTAATGCTGGCCACTACGGCGACAGTCAGCGGGGGTAGTGCCGCCACTAATGCGAGCATTGCGACGCCCACAGAGCCCGTGAGGAACAAAACGAACAACGTTCGCACTTCGGCGGTGAGGGTGGACAGCAACAGTAAGCACTCGCTGCCCAAGGGCCAGAAAACCGATGCGCCCATGCTCAATTACATCTTTGACACGTTCTCGGCGGCCAAtaagcaccaccaccacgatCAGAG ATATGGTCCCCACTTCGAGGACGCACAGCGGTTGGGCCAGGCCACGAATCTGACCGTGCAAGCAGGCTCCAGCATCCACTTGAACTGCAGGATTTCGCTGCTGCAGGATAAGACT GTCTCTTGGGTGCGACATAATACGCAGGACGAGGAAAACGCCCTAGATCTGCTAACAGTGGGCATGCACACATACACGGGTGATAAACGCTACAAAATGGAATTCCAATATCCTAACAACTGGCGACTGAAGATAACCAATGTGAAGAAGGATGACGAGGCCATTTACGAGTGCCAGATCTCGACCCATCCGCCCCGCCTCATACAAATTAACTTGCATGTGAATG CTCCCAAGGTGATGATTGTGGACGAGGTGGGGGATCCGTTGCAGGAGAAGTACTACGAGATCGACTCCACGCTGCAGCTGTCCTGTGTGGTGCGCAACGTGGCTATGACCAGCTCCGTGGTGTACTGGAAGCACATCGACGATGTTCTCAACTATGACGTGACACGCGGTGGCGTGAG CGTCAAAACCGAACTGATGGAGGATGGGGCCAACTCCACCCTCTCCATAGCGAAGATCAGCAAAACCGATTCGGGCAATTACACCTGCTCGATCAGCGAGTTCCAGAACTTTACCATTGTGGTGCACATTCTGAATG GCGAGAGCTTTGCGGAGCTGCACCATGGCGGGGCAGGAGCGGTGCAGGCCACGTGGCACAATCTGGTGGCGCTGCACTTCCTAATGCTCATCCTGCTGGCGGCGAGTAGACTTAGGGCAGATTTTAGGTAA
- the LOC6900614 gene encoding enoyl-CoA delta isomerase 2, mitochondrial-like encodes MAAYQGYQELLVEKQDKVLIVKFNNPKRKNCLNRVAYQELARVLAEVNDDADVTIVVVTGVGDFFTAGNDLTPSGQTDDIQAFLVEGNNVFKAMVLGFINCNKILISLVNGPAIGIGATIVGLCDVAWCAEEAYFYTPFIKLGLVPEGGSSFLLPMILGRSKASEILLLNEKLSSAEAYNFNFVSRIYKTEELDSVVWPKLREFSALPPTSLKEGKRLIKEGFLANLLKANDAECTELLNRFQGDEFIQAIMDFATRKSKL; translated from the exons ATGGCAGCATACCAAGGGTACCAGGAACTGCTAGTGGAGAAGCAGGACAAGGTTCTGATTGTTAAATTCAACAATCCCAAAAGGAAGAACTGCTTGAATCGAGTGGCGTACCAAGAGCTGGCTCGCGTGCTGGCAGAAGTGAACGACGATGCGGACGTGACAATCGTGGTGGTGACCGGCGTGGGCGACTTCTTTACGGCCGGAAATGACTTAACCCCAAGTGGTCAAACGGACGACATCCAAGCATTTCTTGTAGAAGGAAATAACGTATTCAAGGCCATGGTGCTGGGCTTTATAAACTGCAACAAGATTCTTATTAGTCTGGTAAATGGACCTGCGATTGGCATAGGCGCCACCATTGTGGGACTTTGCGATGTCGCGTGGTGTGCGGAGGAG GCATACTTTTACACGCCATTCATCAAACTGGGTCTCGTCCCAGAGGGAGGCTCTTCCTTTCTGCTGCCCATGATTCTTGGACGCTCCAAAGCTTCGGAGATTCTGCTCCTTAATGAGAAACTTTCCTCCGCCGAGGcatacaatttcaattttgtgtCGCGCATCTACAAGACCGAGGAGCTGGACTCTGTGGTGTGGCCCAAGCTGCGGGAGTTTTCCGCTTTGCCACCAACTTCTCTGAAGGAGGGAAAACGCTTGATCAAGGAGGGCTTCCTGGCGAACCTCCTGAAGGCTAATGATGCTGAGTGCACGGAGCTCCTCAATCGTTTTCAGGGAGACGAGTTCATCCAGGCCATAATGGACTTTGCCACCCGCAAATCAAAATTGTAA